The sequence ATTAACGGCCTTACTGGAAATCCTATAAAATCACTCCTTGTCCCAAACTCGAACTTTATTCCCAATGAACTAATGCGCTTAATGACGTTATTCCTATCTGCCATATAATAATGAGATCTTGAGGGTTCAAATAAGTAGGCAATTTAACAGATTAGAGTACTCACTAAAATAATATTCTTAATATAACTATTCTGATGTCACAGGGAGGGCAATACTCAAGGGAAGAAATCGAGAAGGGTATAGCCAAGATCTACCAGACGGTGCTTGGTACAAAGAATATAACCGCAAGGTACATAGTCATATTGGCCCTGGCGTCATTATGGGTTGATGCCTATGATTTCGCTGCATTCACGTTCGGTACAGCTGCATTTAAGGCAACATTCCCATGGATGTCCTCCTTCCTATTTGGATTAGCCACTGCAGCAGTACAGATAGGTGCCACCATTGGTGCTGTAGCCGGTGGTTGGTTGACGGATAGGATTGGTAGGAGAAACATGTTCATCATAAACATGATTTTATTCACGGTAATGGCCATTGGTGCGGGCCTTGCCCCAGATCCGTATACATTCACAGGGTTCAGAATAGCACTTGGTTTTGCACTAGGTGCTGATACAGCCACGGGTTTCGCCTATATATTTGAATACCTGGAAAAGACACAAAGGTTGTTCTGGAGTAATTTGTGGCAGTTACAGTGGTACCTAATGTACCTCATTACCATAGCAATAGTTGTTTTACCCTTATACGCAATCCTTCATACGCTACTGCATCCTATATATTGGAGGGTAATCATGATATTGGGCGGTGTTTTTGCCTTTATAGTACTTATGCTACGAAGTAGAATACCTGAGTCAGTTCTTTGGTTGGCGTATCAAGGTAGATTGGCCACTGCAAAACGTATACTTAAGCAGACCTATGGTATTGACTTACCGGATGTACCTGACGTGGATGTTACATTAAGGAAGGTTGCAAGAAGCTGGAAGAGCGCCTTCAGTATATTCAGGAGGAATAAGTGGAAGGAACTTGTTTATTGCTTTAATGGCAACTTTGAGCAGGCTATTGAGTTCTACACATTTGGTTTCTACATGCCCTACATATTATTAACAATGCACTTGGCGGGTAGTTTAGCGACGATAGAGGCCTCGGCGGTCTTCTACGGTGTCGGCGTTGTTGCGGGTATCGCCACGGCTTACTTCACCCCCAGGATCGGCACTAAGTCTCAATACGTTTTAGGCGCATTCCTTGCCAGTGTAGCCCTATTTGGGTTAGCATTTACCTTCCTTTACCACTGGCCGTTATGGCTATTCGTACTGTGGGCCTCAGTATTCTACTTCGGCCACGTGATCGGACCCGCAAGTCAGGGTATGACCTCTATAAATGCAGCATTTGGTGCAAGTGAAAGGGGTACAGCCGCCGGTTGGGGATACTTCTGGGTGAAGCTTGGTGCTGTATGGGGCTCGTTCTGGGCACCCTACCTGCTAGTGGTGATTAAACCTACAGGCATGACTGAAGTACTCGGCATATACGCCTTGGCTACCGCTATATTAGGTTTAATCATAGGCTTTGATGCACGTAAGTATCACCCACCTGAACTTACTGAGGAAGTAAAGGCACAATAAGAATCAAATTCTAAAAGGCTAAAAATTAAAAATTATATTTCTAATATATTAGATTATGCATATAAGTAATCCCAAATCAACCTAGATACTGATGAACATTAAGTTTGCCGAAATAATATTAGAGAGCAAACCTTCCTGGTTTTGGCGCGTTCTTAGACAGGTCGGTGTTGAGTACGCCACGGGTGTTTTGCCCAGGTGGTTTGCTGATTGGAGGCAGATTGAGGAAGAGAAGCCCTGGGATTACGGACCTTTAATGCGTTATAAGAACATGCTTGAGGACAACGGGTTGAAGCTGGCTATTATTGAGGATAATCCTCCGATGGATGGCATTAGGTTTGGTATTCCCAGGGTTAGGGAGGAGGAGCTTGATAATGTGGCTAGGCTTATTGAGAATATGGGTAGGTTGGGCGTTAAGATCTGGGTTTATAACTGGATGGCTGGTATTGGTTGGGCTAGGACTCATACACACATTCTCAGTAGGGATGGTATGTACGTGAGCGGCTTTAACTACAAGAATATTGAGGGCGCTCCGCCTTATAGGCTTGTTAAGGAGTATGGCGTTGACGCGAATAAGCTTTGGGAGAATTTGAGGAGTTTTCTTGAGTATATCATGCCTCTTGCCGAGCAGAGGGGTGTTTACCTGGCGATGCATCCTGATGACCCACCAATACCTGAGTTTAGGGGTGTACCTAGGATCATGAATAGTGTTGAGTCTTTTGAGAAATTAATTAATTTAGTCAAGAGCGAGCATAATGGTATTACCTTCTGCATGGGTAATTTCACGCTCATGACTGATGATGTACCTGGAACCGTCAGGAGGTTAAGGGATAGGATTTACTTTGTGCATTTCAGGGACGTAAAGGGTGATAAGTATAACTTTGTCGAGACGTTAATTGGCGAGGGTAAGACTGACCTAGTTGAGGCTGCCAGGGCAATGCTTGAGATAGACCATGAATGGTATGTTAGAATTGATCACGCACCGACTCTCGAGGGTGATACCGAATTGGGTGCCGCGGGTTATAATTACCTTGGTAGGCTCTACACGATTGGTTATATCAAGGGTTTGTTTACTGCCGTGGCTAGGCAATTGGATAAATGAAGAGGTATTTATTATTAAAATTTATTCTTTAAACTACTCCTTATGATGTTAATGACCTCAACCATGTCCTTCCTGACCAGTTCCTCGTTGGTATACCTAGAGACCTCGCTGCCTAAACCGTTGTATTGGAACTCATGTAAATCCAGGGCTATCTCAACATAAAGTCTCAACTCCTTATCACCTATTATTGAGACCACCTCCCTAGGCCTTGAACTCAGCATGACAGCCATTAGCTAATCAAATCCTATTAACCACCTTATTCGACCCCAACC is a genomic window of Vulcanisaeta souniana JCM 11219 containing:
- a CDS encoding MFS transporter, translating into MSQGGQYSREEIEKGIAKIYQTVLGTKNITARYIVILALASLWVDAYDFAAFTFGTAAFKATFPWMSSFLFGLATAAVQIGATIGAVAGGWLTDRIGRRNMFIINMILFTVMAIGAGLAPDPYTFTGFRIALGFALGADTATGFAYIFEYLEKTQRLFWSNLWQLQWYLMYLITIAIVVLPLYAILHTLLHPIYWRVIMILGGVFAFIVLMLRSRIPESVLWLAYQGRLATAKRILKQTYGIDLPDVPDVDVTLRKVARSWKSAFSIFRRNKWKELVYCFNGNFEQAIEFYTFGFYMPYILLTMHLAGSLATIEASAVFYGVGVVAGIATAYFTPRIGTKSQYVLGAFLASVALFGLAFTFLYHWPLWLFVLWASVFYFGHVIGPASQGMTSINAAFGASERGTAAGWGYFWVKLGAVWGSFWAPYLLVVIKPTGMTEVLGIYALATAILGLIIGFDARKYHPPELTEEVKAQ
- a CDS encoding mannonate dehydratase yields the protein MNIKFAEIILESKPSWFWRVLRQVGVEYATGVLPRWFADWRQIEEEKPWDYGPLMRYKNMLEDNGLKLAIIEDNPPMDGIRFGIPRVREEELDNVARLIENMGRLGVKIWVYNWMAGIGWARTHTHILSRDGMYVSGFNYKNIEGAPPYRLVKEYGVDANKLWENLRSFLEYIMPLAEQRGVYLAMHPDDPPIPEFRGVPRIMNSVESFEKLINLVKSEHNGITFCMGNFTLMTDDVPGTVRRLRDRIYFVHFRDVKGDKYNFVETLIGEGKTDLVEAARAMLEIDHEWYVRIDHAPTLEGDTELGAAGYNYLGRLYTIGYIKGLFTAVARQLDK